One segment of Ipomoea triloba cultivar NCNSP0323 chromosome 12, ASM357664v1 DNA contains the following:
- the LOC115999799 gene encoding GDP-L-galactose phosphorylase 1-like encodes MLTIKRVPTVVSNYQDDAPEGSKTESLGCGRNCLGQCCLPVSCLPLFAFKNDEHKCDADWSYLSYGECPISFLSDLLLGQWEERMSRGIFRYDVTSCETKIIPGMFGFIAQLNEGRHLKKRPTEFRVDQVLQPFDENKFNFMKIGQEEVLFRFEPSNDCKSHYLPSGLVDARSGSPTVLAINVSPIEYGHVLLIPRVLDCLPQRIDHDSFFVAMHLAKEAADPFFRLGYNSLGAFATINHLHFQAYYLQVPFPVEKAPTCEIMRGREQGDGGIVVSQLLNYPVHALLFEGGSTVRDLSDAVANSCISLQNNNIPFNVLISECGNKVFLFPQCYAEKQACGKIDQEILDTWVNPAVWEISGHMVLKRREDYDDASEDYAWRLLSEVSLSEESFEEVKAYVSRAADLVLDSEYSNGSQPWEPQMSCRLPRECLVLR; translated from the exons ATGTTGACTATCAAGAGGGTTCCAACCGTCGTCTCCAACTACCAGGACGACGCGCCTGAGGGTTCCAAAACGGAATCCCTTGGTTGCGGCCGCAATTGCCTCGGCCAATGCTGCTTGCCTG TTTCCTGCCTTCCATTATTTGCATTCAAGAATGATGAGCACAAGTGTGATGCTGATTGGAGCTACTTGAGTTATGGAGAGTGTCCAATTTCGTTTCTAAGTGATTTGTTGCTTGGACAGTGGGAGGAGCGAATGAGCCGGGGAATATTCCGGTATGATGTGACTTCATGTGAGACAAAAATTATTCCCGGCATGTTCGGTTTTATTGCACAGCTCAATGAGGGGCGTCATCTGAAGAAAAGACCTACAGAGTTTCGTGTTGATCAGGTTCTTCAGCCTTTTGATGAGAATAAGTTCAACTTTATGAAAATAGGCCAGGAAGAAGTGCTTTTCAGATTTGAACCGAGCAATGACTGCAAATCCCATTACTTGCCTAGTGGACTAGTTGATGCTCGGTCTGGTTCGCCTACTGTTCTTGCTATcaat GTGAGTCCTATTGAGTATGGACATGTCCTTTTGATTCCTCGGGTTCTTGATTGCTTGCCTCAGAGGATTGACCATGATAGCTTCTTCGTTGCAATGCACTTAGCTAAGGAAGCAGCCGATCCCTTCTTCAGGCTTGGTTATAATAGTTTGGGTGCCTTTGCCACCATTAACCACCTCCACTTCCAG GCGTATTACTTACAAGTTCCTTTTCCTGTCGAGAAAGCACCAACTTGCGAGATAATGAGGGGGAGGGAGCAGGGTGATGGTGGAATTGTAGTCTCTCAGCTATTAAATTACCCCGTCCATGCTCTTCTCTTCGAGGGTGGGAGTACAGTGCGTGATTTATCTGATGCTGTTGCGAATTCTTGCATTTCccttcaaaataataatattcctTTTAACGTTCTCATTTCTGAATGCGGGAACAAAGTATTTCTCTTTCCTCAG TGTTATGCAGAGAAACAAGCATGTGGGAAAATCGATCAAGAAATCTTGGATACTTGGGTGAACCCCGCTGTTTGGGAAATTAGTGGGCATATGGTGTTGAAGAGGAGAGAGGATTATGATGATGCATCAGAGGACTATGCATGGAGGCTGCTTTCTGAGGTTTCTTTGTCGGAGGAAAGTTTCGAAGAAGTGAAGGCTTATGTTTCTCGAGCTGCTGATTTGGTGTTGGACTCCGAGTATAGCAATGGCTCCCAACCGTGGGAACCACAAATGAGCTGTCGTTTACCTCGAGAGTGTCTGGTTCTACGCTGA
- the LOC115998825 gene encoding putative F-box protein At1g32420 yields the protein MVSISNLPADMLLEILKRLPAKTLMKSKCVSKYWLNIIRDSSFAESHFNHARTHRSEDASHLLFATVLHYWAHPIRTIYPATNDDLSLSSQLPSHTFGQYFQPCSNVVNGLVCVCLVEFSNQSQHCIWVLNLTTIEKKPLPEPPSLKAFKTKYPHVNLYGTSRFYLGFDQISNKYKLLHNLLGACEVLTLGINQTWRQVQGNPGVEDDLGLGKLRGEEGFIFQGYGHAGMASINGRIYFRNLTKRVIVFFDLKEEKFRQVAIPQSIEGISYKTDIVDLGGKVGVVVGIYEPVTQLRIWILEDDHDHNNINNWVEKRLTLPDVYYVETMGVTGNHKLILYCKNTPTTLSIPPSYFFYYDLKTLERITTTAITMEPYIDPIFYNFVENIVPLDRI from the exons ATGGTTTCAATATCAAATTTGCCTGCCGATATGCTCCTGGAAATTCTGAAAAGACTCCCAGCAAAAACACTAATGAAATCCAAGTGCGTTTCCAAATATTGGCTTAACATAATCCGCGACTCTTCCTTCGCAGAGTCCCACTTCAATCACGCTCGAACTCATCGCTCCGAAGACGCCTCGCACCTTCTGTTCGCCACCGTCTTGCACTACTGGGCCCATCCAATACGCACAATTTACCCAGCCACCAACGACGATCTTTCTTTAAGCTCTCAACTTCCGTCGCATACTTTTGGCCAATATTTTCAACCTTGCTCCAACGTTGTCAACGGCCTTGTTTGCGTGTGTTTAGTCGAATTCTCCAATCAAAGCCAGCATTGTATTTGGGTGCTCAATCTTACCACCATCGAGAAGAAACCCCTCCCAGAGCCGCCAAGCTTGAAGGCTTTTAAAACTAAGTATCCCCATGTCAATCTCTACGGCACCAGCAGATTCTATCTAGGGTTTGATCAAATCTCTAACAAGTACAAACTTCTACACAATTTGCTAGGGGCTTGCGAGGTCCTCACCTTGGGAATTAACCAAACCTGGAGGCAG GTACAAGGAAACCCAGGTGTAGAAGATGATTTAGGGTTAGGGAAGCTTCGAGGAGAAGAAGGCTTCATTTTTCAAGGATACGGACACGCAGGCATGGCTTCCATTAATGGCAGAATCTATTTCAGAAACCTAACGAAGAGGGTTATAGTATTCTTCGATTTGAAGGAGGAGAAATTCCGACAAGTCGCTATTCCACAAAGCATAGAGGGCATTTCCTATAAAACGGACATAGTCGACTTGGGAGGGAAAGTAGGTGTTGTCGTCGGAATCTATGAGCCCGTCACCCAACTCCGAATTTGGATTTTGGAAGACGATCACGAccataataacattaataattggGTTGAGAAGAGATTAACATTACCAGATGTTTATTACGTGGAAACAATGGGCGTCACAGGCAATCACAAGCTCATACTTTACTGTAAGAATACGCCCACCACCCTTTCTATCCCCCCTTCTTACTTTTTCTATTATGATTTGAAGACGTTGGAACGTATAACCACTACTGCGATCACGATGGAGCCATACATAGATCCTATTTTCTACAATTTTGTAGAAAATATTGTCCCTTTGGATCGGATATGA